The DNA region CAGATCCTGTCGATCCTTGCCGTGATCTTGCCCCTGGCGTTGATCTGGGTCGCGGCCATGGCGGCCCGGACCGCACGCGCCCTGCGGCAGGAGGCGGCGCGCCTGCAAGCCTCCATCGACGCGATGCGCGCGGCCTATGTGGAACAACAGCAGCGTCACTCGATGGAGATGAAGCCTGAGCTGGCGCAAAAGCTGGACGATCTGGTCGCCGCGCAGCAGGCCGCCGACACCAAACTTGCGACATTCACGTCGCTGCGGGTGATGGACCCGGCGGAGTTGCGCGCCGCCGTACCGCCCACCCTGGCGGCGGTTGACATGTCGCAGCCGCAACCGGCGCTGGGTCTTGTGCAAGAGGTTGAAGCGGAGCCGATTTCCGTCGCCGACTTTATCCGCGCGCTGAATTTCCCCGAGAACGAGCATGACAAGGAAGGGTTTCGCACCCTGCGCCGTGCTTTGGAAGACCGTGCCACCGAACGCCTGATCCGCGCCAGTCAGGACGTGCTGACGCTGCTGTCCCAGGATGGCATCTACATGGATGATTTGCGGCCCGACCGGTCAAAATCCGAGGTGTGGCGGCGGTTTGCCAAGGGGGAGCGGGGCCGGGCGATTGCATCGCTGGGGGGCATACATGATCGGTCCTCCCTCGTGCTGGCGGCGGGGCGGATGCGCAAGGACCCGGTGTTCCGCGACGCGGTTCATCATTTCCTGCGCCATTTTGACTGGACGTTCATGGAGTTCGAAAAGAACGCCAGCGACGAAGAAATCGCGCACTTGGCCGATACCCGCACCGCGCGGGCCTTCATGCTTTTGGGCAGAGTCACGGGGACGTTTGACTGAGGCCTGTCACGCCCGGGGTGGGCGAGCCTTGTAGACCGGCAAGCTCCAGCCAAATAGCAATGATCCGGCGCGCAGACCGAAAGTGACCGCCACGCAAAGGACGGTGGGCCAGATCGTGTCCTCAGGCAGAAAATGCGCGCCGATCAGCGCAGCGCTCGCACCCGCGACGGCCGCGGTGACGTACAGCTCCCCCTGCTTCAGAACGAGCGGCACTTCATTGGCCACGACATCGCGCATCAAGCCGCCAAACGTGCCCGTGGCCACGCCCATCACCAGAGCCACGCCGATGCTGGCCTCCATCTGCGTGGCAACGGCAACGCCCGCCGCAACCGCAATGGCCAACGCGGCGGCATCCAGCCAGATCAGCCATTTCAACCGCGATTCCACCAGATGCGCCGAGAAAAACACCACGATGGCCGCGACCATGGCGATGGCGATGGGCGTCGTATTGGCGATCCAGAAAACGGTGTCACGCCCCAGCAGCAGGTCCCGAATAGTACCACCACCAACGGCGGTGAGAGCGGCGAAAAAGATGAAACCCACGATATCGAGCTGCGCGCGGGAGGCCGCGAGCGCCCCGGTCAGAGCGAAGATCAGGACCGCGGCATAGTCGAGCGAGAGGGCAACGGTCATGGGATGGTTGCGGCAATGTGATCAAGCGCACGGACAAAGGGCGGCGCGAAATCCGGGGGAGGAGGCTCACCGATAGGGTGCCAGAAGAAGGCAAAGCGATGCCCGCCATCGTCGTCTGTGTGATGGTCCCAGGCCTCGGGCAGG from Jannaschia sp. CCS1 includes:
- a CDS encoding trimeric intracellular cation channel family protein, producing the protein MTVALSLDYAAVLIFALTGALAASRAQLDIVGFIFFAALTAVGGGTIRDLLLGRDTVFWIANTTPIAIAMVAAIVVFFSAHLVESRLKWLIWLDAAALAIAVAAGVAVATQMEASIGVALVMGVATGTFGGLMRDVVANEVPLVLKQGELYVTAAVAGASAALIGAHFLPEDTIWPTVLCVAVTFGLRAGSLLFGWSLPVYKARPPRA